Proteins from a genomic interval of Gemmatimonadaceae bacterium:
- a CDS encoding type IV pilus twitching motility protein PilT yields the protein MTAPTATPPSVAPQSLNLRVLLEEMIERGASDLHVTAGERPMLRVDGDMTRSSIDYVMQPKDTLQLAYSVLTENQKKRFEMEDELDFSFGIQNLARFRGNCFKQRGCVAMVIRQIPFNIKTFEQLNLPKVLSDLADRPRGLILVTGPTGSGKSTTLAAMLDKINKEVKGHMITIEDPIEFIHKHQSCIVNQREVGSDTKSFNAALKYALRQDPDIVLIGEMRDLETISAGLTIAETGHLAFATLHTNSAAEAINRIIDVFPSHQQSQVRAQLAFCLEGVVTQTLLPKVGGKGRAMAAEILVVTPAIRALIRDDKIHQIYSMMQSGKKYGMQTMNDALYQLYMSKTVAFEDCMRASHDGAELMRMCGMTPEEKGAPAKR from the coding sequence ATGACCGCTCCTACCGCAACACCTCCCTCCGTCGCGCCGCAGTCGCTCAACCTCCGGGTGCTCCTGGAGGAGATGATCGAGCGTGGCGCGTCCGATCTGCACGTCACTGCCGGCGAGCGCCCCATGCTTCGCGTGGACGGCGACATGACCCGGTCGTCCATCGATTACGTGATGCAGCCCAAGGACACGCTGCAGCTCGCGTATTCGGTGTTGACCGAGAATCAGAAAAAGCGCTTCGAGATGGAGGATGAGCTCGATTTCTCGTTCGGCATTCAGAACCTGGCGCGCTTCCGCGGCAACTGCTTCAAGCAGCGCGGCTGCGTCGCGATGGTCATTCGTCAGATCCCCTTCAACATCAAGACGTTCGAGCAGCTCAACCTCCCGAAGGTGTTGAGCGATCTCGCCGATCGTCCGCGCGGGTTGATTCTCGTCACGGGCCCGACGGGCTCGGGCAAGTCGACGACGCTCGCCGCGATGCTCGACAAGATCAACAAGGAAGTGAAGGGGCACATGATCACGATCGAGGATCCGATCGAGTTCATTCACAAGCACCAGAGCTGCATCGTCAACCAGCGCGAGGTCGGCAGCGACACCAAGAGCTTCAACGCGGCCCTCAAGTACGCGCTGCGGCAGGACCCGGACATCGTGCTGATCGGCGAAATGAGAGATCTCGAAACGATCTCCGCCGGTCTCACCATCGCCGAGACGGGCCACTTGGCCTTCGCGACGCTCCACACGAACAGCGCGGCCGAGGCAATCAACCGCATCATCGACGTGTTCCCGAGCCACCAGCAGTCGCAGGTGCGCGCGCAGCTCGCCTTCTGTCTCGAGGGCGTGGTGACGCAGACGCTGCTGCCGAAGGTCGGCGGCAAGGGCCGCGCGATGGCGGCGGAGATCCTCGTCGTGACGCCGGCGATTCGCGCCCTCATTCGCGACGACAAGATCCACCAGATCTACTCGATGATGCAGTCCGGCAAGAAGTACGGCATGCAGACGATGAACGACGCGCTGTATCAGCTCTACATGAGCAAGACGGTGGCGTTCGAGGACTGCATGCGCGCCAGCCACGACGGAGCGGAGCTCATGCGCATGTGCGGCATGACGCCGGAAGAGAAGGGCGCGCCGGCGAAGCGCTAG
- a CDS encoding PIN domain-containing protein, with product MSGLYALDTNVYITALRDPERLGALKRFRVRAGNGLRLHAVVALELRAGANDPRQRAALEAFIAPYQSRDRLIVPSFDAYTQAGRVLSDLATRERRRLADGPPSLVNDALLAASCREAEAILVTENVRDFAAIQRHLRGFQFRETAAVL from the coding sequence GTGAGCGGGCTTTACGCGCTCGACACCAACGTCTACATCACGGCGCTCCGAGACCCTGAGCGGCTCGGGGCGCTCAAGCGCTTCCGCGTGCGCGCCGGCAACGGACTGCGTCTGCACGCGGTCGTCGCGCTGGAGTTGCGCGCCGGCGCGAATGACCCGAGACAACGGGCCGCGCTCGAGGCGTTCATTGCGCCGTATCAATCGCGCGATCGCCTCATCGTGCCGTCGTTCGACGCATACACGCAGGCGGGCCGAGTGTTGTCGGATCTCGCCACGCGCGAACGACGACGCCTGGCGGACGGGCCGCCCTCGCTCGTCAACGATGCGCTGCTTGCCGCATCGTGCCGCGAAGCCGAGGCGATCCTCGTGACGGAGAACGTGCGCGACTTCGCGGCGATTCAACGCCATCTGCGCGGCTTTCAATTTCGAGAGACAGCCGCCGTCCTTTGA
- a CDS encoding 2Fe-2S iron-sulfur cluster-binding protein produces the protein MPVLSMGQQPPDFTLVTAAGESRRLSEFRGSPLLLVFHPPGWDPARQAHVDAYNRLIAHLPGVAAARLVSVGGDGPWRSLAFGDDDVSIPVLDGEASAARAFGVEGEAAVFVIDADGLVRWRHVGDPLDDVTLGRSISAAIAPVSARGQWSRREFVATVLGAAITLTLEPKFARAERAAAVMTSTARDVTLNVNGRDVALTLEPRVTLLDALREYAALTGTKKGCDHGQCGACTVHVDGRRTLSCLTLAMMQQGKRITTIEGLAEGDELHPMQQAFITHDGFQCGYCTSGQIMSATAMLAEPWGPNDDDVREAMSGNICRCGAYVGIVAAIQDVRQRRASQ, from the coding sequence ATGCCCGTTCTCTCCATGGGACAGCAGCCGCCCGATTTCACGCTCGTCACGGCGGCCGGCGAATCCCGACGACTCTCTGAATTTCGCGGCTCGCCGCTGCTGCTCGTTTTCCATCCGCCGGGCTGGGATCCCGCTCGCCAGGCGCACGTGGACGCGTACAACCGCCTCATTGCCCATCTGCCCGGTGTCGCGGCCGCGCGACTGGTGAGCGTCGGCGGCGATGGACCGTGGCGCTCGCTCGCGTTCGGCGATGACGACGTCTCGATTCCCGTGCTCGACGGCGAAGCGTCGGCAGCGCGCGCATTCGGCGTCGAGGGCGAAGCGGCCGTGTTCGTGATCGATGCGGACGGCCTCGTTCGCTGGCGACATGTCGGCGACCCGCTCGACGACGTCACGCTCGGCCGCTCGATCAGCGCGGCGATCGCGCCGGTTTCGGCGCGCGGCCAATGGTCGCGTCGCGAGTTCGTGGCCACGGTGCTCGGCGCCGCGATCACGCTGACGCTCGAGCCCAAGTTCGCACGCGCCGAACGCGCCGCCGCGGTGATGACGTCGACCGCGCGCGACGTGACGCTCAACGTCAACGGACGCGACGTCGCGCTCACGCTCGAGCCACGTGTGACGCTGCTCGATGCATTGCGCGAGTACGCCGCGCTCACCGGGACGAAGAAGGGGTGCGATCACGGCCAGTGCGGCGCGTGCACCGTGCACGTGGACGGCCGCCGCACGCTCTCCTGTCTCACGCTCGCGATGATGCAGCAGGGCAAGCGCATCACGACGATCGAAGGTCTCGCCGAGGGCGACGAGCTGCATCCCATGCAGCAAGCGTTCATCACGCACGACGGCTTTCAGTGCGGCTACTGCACATCGGGACAGATCATGTCGGCGACGGCGATGCTCGCCGAGCCGTGGGGACCGAACGACGACGACGTGCGCGAAGCGATGAGCGGGAACATCTGCCGTTGCGGCGCCTATGTCGGCATCGTCGCCGCCATTCAGGACGTGCGGCAGCGGAGGGCGTCGCAATGA